The DNA segment CAGGGTCATTTCCATGTCCTTGATGATGTCGGTCTCGACGGGGCCCGGATAGATGCCGATGACCTTAGTGCCTTGGGCGGCCAGCAGCAGGCGGCTTCCGCTGATCAGGGAGTGCACGGCGGCCTTGGAGTCGCTGTAGGTCGGGATGGCGGGGAAGTTCGAAAGTCCGGCCACGCTGGAGACGGTGGCGAGCGAGCCGCCTCCGTTGGCCTTCAGAATGGGAGCGAATGCCCGGGTGGTGTACAGCACGCCCCAGTAGTTGACCTCGAATTCATGTCGAGCGGCCGAGAGATCGCCGCCGAACAGGTCGGTGCTTCCGAGCACGCCCGCGTTGTTGATGAAGAGGGTGACGTCTTCGGCTTGGCTGGCCGCCGCCGCGACTTGTTCCGGATCGGTCACGTCGAGCTTCACTGCAACGACGCGATCCGCGTACTGGGAAACGAAGTCAGCTACGCCATCGGTGTTGCGAGCGGCGGCGTAGACCTTTTTCACTCCGCGATTGAGCAGCTCCTGGACGATGGAGCGACCGATCCCACGGTTGCTGCCAGTTACAAATGCGACGGTATTTTCGATAGTCAGGCTCATAATAGTGTTGGTTTTCAGTTGGATAGAAAGATAAATGAACGGTCATACAAAAACCTTTCGCTGATCCGCTTGTCAAATAGTTATTGAACAAAAGTTCAAAAACGATTTCGTAGGTGGAGGTATGGCGCGTCCGGTGAAACATTGTCGCGAGAGCTTGCTTGACCAAGCGACTGACCTCTTCTGGGAGAAGGGCTATCGTGGCGTGTCGATCAAGGACCTGGTCAAGCAGACCGGGGTGCTTGCGGGCAGCATCTACTCCTGTTTTGGAAACAAGGACGGGATCTACACCGAGTGTCTCCACCACTACGCGAGCAAGGTGAGCGTTTTCTACGTGCGCGCTGAGCAGGCGGAGGGACCGCTGCAGCAGATCGAGGCCTTGTTTGAGGAGCTGATCAGAGACGTGATTTCGGATGCTCAGAATCGCGGCTGCTTCGTGGTGAACGGTCTGCTGGAGATCGCCCAGGAGAAGCCGGAGATCCAGAAGGTGCTGCGGGGTTACGTCAGCTGGTCGGAAGGCTGGATCGAATCCCGGCTGCGCCAGGCCCAGGAGCAGGGGCAGATCGAGCCGGACGTCGATGCCGCTGAGTTGGCGAACCTGTTGTTTGGAATCGTCTTCGCGGTGCGGGTGAAGACGCGAGCAGGGGAGAGCGAGGAAAAGATCCGTCGCTACGTCGAGCAGATGGTTTCCGCCCTGCTGGGGCCGGTTCGATGCGATTCGGCGGCCTAGCTGCCGAGGATTGGCGGGTATGGGCTGTCGCGGTCAGACGCGGGTCGACGGCGACGATCAGTATTGGTAGGTCCCGAGTCGAAAGAAGCTTTGTCGAGAGCCAGATTTTTGGGGATCCAGTTCGATGTCTCCATTCCAGTCGGACCAGTTGATCAGGTCGGTGGAGAAAAGGATCGGTAGCGGACCTTCGACCTCGATCGACGGGGTCAGGCGAAGCTTTCCTTGGTGGTGTTCGAGCGAGAGCCATGCTCCGGAGCTGGGGTCCGCGGGATCGGTCCCAAGGTGGTATTCGGTGATGTTGGAAAGGCCGTCCTGGTCGAAGTCGTTGGAAAACGGATCCGTCATTTGCTCGATTTCCGCATTCTCGATGGTCTCGGCCAGCCAGCTCGTGAAGCTATCGTAGGGTTTGATGGTGACCGTCATGGTGTCGGTGGAGCGGTTTCCGAAATGGTCCTCGACGGTCAGCTTCGCGATGTATTCGCCCTCTCGCAGATAGGGAGTGATCTGGGCGCTCTGGTACTGGCGGCCTCTGATTTCCCAGGTCCATTTCTTGATCGCCCAGTCGTCGCTGGAATTCAGACCGTTGAGGAAGGGATATGCCATTGCGTAGCTGTCTCTGAAGAGCACGATATCTTGGCCCGCGTCGGCTATCGGACTTTGGGGGCCGAAGAAGGTCGGATTGGGGGAGAGCGGGTTCCATGCCTCTTGGTAGTGGTAGTAGGGGGTGCCGGTATTCAGCTCCTGTCCGCTCAACAGGAGCTGTCCGTTGTTCAGCAGGACGAGTGTGCGCAGGGGCGTCACGGTGAAGTCTGCGACTTCTCCGCGCAGAAGAGCTTGGGGAGAAGTGAGCTGGGCGTCGGAACCGATTTCGCCCAGGCCGAGGCTGCCGTTGGAGTCCTGTCCGAGCGCCCACAGGCTGCCGTCCTTTTCGAGCCAGAGGGTTTTGCTCGAGGCGACCTTGGCCTGTCGAACCGCTGCGTCCGTGAGACGCACCAGTTGGTCGCTGCGCGCCAGGTCTCGGTGGAGCCCAAGGGCGGCGCCGTGATTGTTTCCCAATCCCCACAATGATCCGTCCAGTTTCGTGATCAGGAGACGTCGGTCGAAGTAGTCGATATCCGCGGCGCCGGAGGAGAGGATGCGAATCGGGGCGTTGGGAGGATTCGCTTGCTCGTCGACATCGCCTTCTTCGCCCGGGCGCAGGTTTGCTCTGCCCCAGGCCCAGACCGATCCGTCCGTTTTCAGAATCACCGTTTCCTGCCAGCTGGCGCGAACCTTGGCCACGCCGGATTCGATGACTTTGGTCCAAGCGACGAGCCTTTCGGCGGACTCGTGGCCCAAGTTCTGATACTGGTTGTCGCCGCAGGCCCAGAGGGAACCGTCTTTTAGAACCGCGAACAAGCAGGCGTCGCCGACGGTGAAATCCACTGCGCCCGACTCGATGACTTTGGTGAACGGGGTGAGCTTGCTGGAGAAACCCGTCCCGAGCTCGCCCTCCTGGTTTGTTCCGGAAACCCAGATCGCTCCAGCGGCGTCGATGGCCATGGTCCGGCCGAACCGTCCCGAGATGCGTTCGATGTCGCTCAGGGGGAGTCGGAGGAAAGTCCTGTCGTTGGCGAGAGTGAATCCAATGTTCGACCGATCGACTCGGCCTCCCGTATAGACGTCGCCGTTTTCCAGCAGAAAGTAGAGGGTTTGGTCGTTTGAATCGAGTGCTCGCAGAGCTGACTTTCGCTGCACGGTGACGCTAGTCTGGCTGGTGTGCGTCAGGCCCTCCGTGTCCTCCACTTCGAGCGTGACCTCGGTTTTGCCCAAGGGGAAGCGAGCGGAAATGACCTTGCCGACCTCGGTCTGGTCGTTCCAGCTCCACCGCCAGGTCTTGATGAACTTGTCGTCGGTGGATTGGCTGCCGTCGAGGATGGCTTCGGCGCCGTCGCGTCCAAGAAAGTCCTCCAGCGTCTGAGGCGGTCCGGCCTGGGCGACGGGAGCCGAGTTCGTCGTGGGGTTGGGAGCCTCCGCCAGGAGTATGGGAATGCCGCTTGGGGCTGCGTCGAACGGGGGATCGCGGTACGGGGAGCTACTCGTCGTCTTAGCCCATACCGAGCCATCCTCCAAAAGGAAGAGCGTGTAGCTGCCGTCTTGACTGACTTTCAGCGCACCCGAAGGAAAGTGGCTGATCGGCGCCAGCACGGGCTGGAGACTTGCGTAGTAGGAATAGTCCGGCGGTTCGTAGGCGTAGCATTTTCCATCTTTGTCTACCATCGCCAGTCGGTTTTCTGAGGCGGAGAGCGAACGGGGTGAGGGGCCGCTGAGCAGGACCCGGTTCCCTCCCGAGCCGAAGATGTAGGAGCCGAATTCGAGCTCCTCCCATCGATTCGCTTTTACCCCGATGCTGCCATCCACCGACTCGTAGAAAAACGAGTTTTGGTCCATGGAAAGCAGCCGTTTGACGAAAGGGCCGTCCCAAGCCGAGAACGTGTATGCGTAGCGCTCGTCGTCGTAGCTTGTTTCCAGCAGTTCGCCCGTTTCTAGCAGGAGGTAAGTCTTGCTATCGGACGTGGCGATATCGGATACCTGCGATGGGTGGATCGGGATCAAACTGCCTTCAGGCAAGTTCGAGGTGGGGCCGAGTTGGCCGCTGCCATTCCTGCCCATGCCGAGCGCTGAGCCATCGTCCATGAGAATCAAGCTGTGGTAGTCTCCGGTGGCGATTTTCTTGGCTCCGGAGGAAACGATTGGGACGAAGCCTTTGCTAAACTGCGCGGCTCCGAGCCCGAGCTGTCCGTAGCCGTTCGATCCCGCGCCCCAGACGGAACCGTCGTCTTTCAGCACCAAGCAATGGCTGACTCCAGCGGAGACTTGAGCGACCCCTTGGTTGAAGAGAGGCAGGAGGACGTCCTCGGTGTCCTGGATGAAACTTCTGCCGAAAAGGCCGTAGGTGTTGTAGCCCTGGGCCCAGAGTGAACCATCCTCCTTGATGACGAACATGCGGCCGTCGAAGGTATAGACATCCACCGCTTTGCTGTGGGGAGCGACCACCACGTCGATGGTTTGCGAATCGCTGCGTCCTTCTCCGTCGGACACGGTCAGAGTGACCGCGTTGGATCCCTGCGGGAGGTCGATCAGTACGCGGGGCTCCTCGCTGGTCCCTCCCTGCCAGCTCCATGCGTAGCTCGTTACTTTCCAGTCGTCCGTGGATCGCAACCCGTGGAGCGTGACCGAAGCGATGCCGTCCCTTCCTCGTGCCACGTTATCCGATTCGTGAACTGCGATCGCGGTGGGGGCGAGATTGGTGAAGGCGTCGTCGCGGGTGCTGGCGGTGATCTGCTCCAAGGGCTGCCTGGTGTGGCTGTTCGAACCGTTTCCGAACTGGCCGTTGCGATTGTCGCCCCCGGCCCAGACCGATCCGTCGACCAGCAGGGCTACGGTGAAATCCCCATCTGAGGTGATACGCTCGACGCGGCCGGGGATGAGGCTGATCAGCTTTCCTTCGGTGGAGATGTTGCCCTTGTAGAGGCTGACGAGATTGGAACCGGTTCCCAGGACCTCGCCCGTCTTCAGCACCACGTAGGTCCCGGAAGACATCGCTTGAACGGAGCGCACGCCGGAGTCGACGATCTTGTGGAGCCCTGGCACGGCGTCGTTTTGTTGCCCCAGTCCGAGCCTGCCCGAGTTGCCGTTGCGCCCGGCTGTCCAAGCGCTTCCGTCCGCCATGGTGAATGCCAGGTGGAAGTAGCTCGCCGAAAGGTCGGTCACGCCAGAGTCCACAACTTTTCGAAAGCGCTGGTGCTCTTCCTCGTCCAGCTCCGGCGAAATGTATTTCGAGAGCTCGCCGCTGATCCAGAGACCGCCGTTCTTGTCCAGAAGAGCGGAGAAGCCGTTCCCGGCCACGGCCTTGACGGCGCCTGCATCGAAAACCACTTGCAGAGAGGCGGGGTCGTCGCTTTTTGCGAAGCCCAGTTGCCCTCTGGAGTTCCCGCCGCAGCCCCAAACCTTGCCGTCTTTGGTGACCAGGAGGATGTGGTTCCAGCTGCTGGCGATGGAAACCGCGTCGGCTGCGAGGATTTTGGTGAAGGTGTCGACCTGGGTCTGGCCTTCGACACCGAGTTGCTGATTTTCATTGCTGCCGATGCCGAACACCGCCCCCTGGGACGTGCGGAAAAGGGTGTGTCCGTAGGCATCGACGATCTCGACCACATCGTCGAGGGCGATCTTCTGGAAGTCGAGCGACGGGTAAGAGGAGGTGGGAAGACCGAACTGCTTGTTCAGGTCGGATCCCGCGGCGAGCACGGTCCCGTTTTCCTTGAGGAGGTAGAGCCGATTGGGGCCGGACACGATGTCGGCGACTTCCGAATAGGCGCTGATGGAAAAGGAAATGGTATCCGTATCCGTCATCCCACTATCGTTGGTGACGGTGAGGGTGACAGTGGTGGCGCCGACGGGCAGCCTCGCCTCCGCCGTCTCGCCGCTCGCCGAACCGCCGTTCCAGCTCCAGCGCCAGGAGCTGGGGCGTAGCCATCCCGAGCTGAGCGAGCCGTCGAGGCTCACCGTATGAAAACCGTCATCGTCGCTGTCCTCGAAATGGGTGCGGGTTTGATTGGTCGCCACGGCGACCGGATGCGTCGGTTTGTAGGAGCGGTAGGCGACGACCTGGCTGGAGATGTTGCGAATGGTGCGGGCGTTGTCGGCATTCACCTTGCCGGTGGCGGCGCCTCTGTACTCCTTGTTTGGATTCGAGAAGACGTTGATTTGGGCTCCCGGGGCGTAGGCCATCACGGTGCGCTTGGTCTGGCCTCTCGCGTCGAAGCGGTAGCCGTAGGAGTAGGGGTAGATGCCCCCCTTTTCCGTATTGTCCGGATCGTGTGCCGCTCCGAGGTTGTGTCCAATCTCATGCTGCAGCACGAGGTCGCTGAGGGCGTATTCGGCGGTGACGATGCCGAAACCCGCGCTTGGGGATCCTGAGGTGTCGTCTAGGATCCAAGCTATGCCGATGGAGTCCACGCCGTAGGTGTCTCCACGAAACAGATACACGAGGTCGGCGCCCGTTTCGTTGCGCCATTCGTGTACCGCGTCCATGACTCCATCGTTCGGCTTGGTCAAGTGCTCGATGTCGACGCCCATGTCCTGCCCATCCTCCCAATAGTCCACCTGCTTGATGCCCACCAGACGGAGCTGGGTGTTGGTATCGCTACCGGCGAAGGCTTCGTTCGAGCTGACGATGCAGGACCGGGCCAGGGCTTCCACGCCGTCGGCCCCTCCGTAGTCGTTGCTGACTCGCTCGGTATAGACGATCAGCACGTCGATGGTGCGGGTGGCCGTGGCCGCAGGCAGGGCGGCCACGCTCCCTGGGATGAGCAGCCAGAGCAGCCAGATTCGGACGACGCTCGCCCAAGTCCGTCCATGTGGGCGTGTTGCGCGGCTGCTAGCGATCATGGGCGCAAGCGGCGCAGGGTTT comes from the Pelagicoccus sp. SDUM812003 genome and includes:
- a CDS encoding TetR/AcrR family transcriptional regulator, which encodes MKHCRESLLDQATDLFWEKGYRGVSIKDLVKQTGVLAGSIYSCFGNKDGIYTECLHHYASKVSVFYVRAEQAEGPLQQIEALFEELIRDVISDAQNRGCFVVNGLLEIAQEKPEIQKVLRGYVSWSEGWIESRLRQAQEQGQIEPDVDAAELANLLFGIVFAVRVKTRAGESEEKIRRYVEQMVSALLGPVRCDSAA
- a CDS encoding M12 family metallo-peptidase, whose product is MIASSRATRPHGRTWASVVRIWLLWLLIPGSVAALPAATATRTIDVLIVYTERVSNDYGGADGVEALARSCIVSSNEAFAGSDTNTQLRLVGIKQVDYWEDGQDMGVDIEHLTKPNDGVMDAVHEWRNETGADLVYLFRGDTYGVDSIGIAWILDDTSGSPSAGFGIVTAEYALSDLVLQHEIGHNLGAAHDPDNTEKGGIYPYSYGYRFDARGQTKRTVMAYAPGAQINVFSNPNKEYRGAATGKVNADNARTIRNISSQVVAYRSYKPTHPVAVATNQTRTHFEDSDDDGFHTVSLDGSLSSGWLRPSSWRWSWNGGSASGETAEARLPVGATTVTLTVTNDSGMTDTDTISFSISAYSEVADIVSGPNRLYLLKENGTVLAAGSDLNKQFGLPTSSYPSLDFQKIALDDVVEIVDAYGHTLFRTSQGAVFGIGSNENQQLGVEGQTQVDTFTKILAADAVSIASSWNHILLVTKDGKVWGCGGNSRGQLGFAKSDDPASLQVVFDAGAVKAVAGNGFSALLDKNGGLWISGELSKYISPELDEEEHQRFRKVVDSGVTDLSASYFHLAFTMADGSAWTAGRNGNSGRLGLGQQNDAVPGLHKIVDSGVRSVQAMSSGTYVVLKTGEVLGTGSNLVSLYKGNISTEGKLISLIPGRVERITSDGDFTVALLVDGSVWAGGDNRNGQFGNGSNSHTRQPLEQITASTRDDAFTNLAPTAIAVHESDNVARGRDGIASVTLHGLRSTDDWKVTSYAWSWQGGTSEEPRVLIDLPQGSNAVTLTVSDGEGRSDSQTIDVVVAPHSKAVDVYTFDGRMFVIKEDGSLWAQGYNTYGLFGRSFIQDTEDVLLPLFNQGVAQVSAGVSHCLVLKDDGSVWGAGSNGYGQLGLGAAQFSKGFVPIVSSGAKKIATGDYHSLILMDDGSALGMGRNGSGQLGPTSNLPEGSLIPIHPSQVSDIATSDSKTYLLLETGELLETSYDDERYAYTFSAWDGPFVKRLLSMDQNSFFYESVDGSIGVKANRWEELEFGSYIFGSGGNRVLLSGPSPRSLSASENRLAMVDKDGKCYAYEPPDYSYYASLQPVLAPISHFPSGALKVSQDGSYTLFLLEDGSVWAKTTSSSPYRDPPFDAAPSGIPILLAEAPNPTTNSAPVAQAGPPQTLEDFLGRDGAEAILDGSQSTDDKFIKTWRWSWNDQTEVGKVISARFPLGKTEVTLEVEDTEGLTHTSQTSVTVQRKSALRALDSNDQTLYFLLENGDVYTGGRVDRSNIGFTLANDRTFLRLPLSDIERISGRFGRTMAIDAAGAIWVSGTNQEGELGTGFSSKLTPFTKVIESGAVDFTVGDACLFAVLKDGSLWACGDNQYQNLGHESAERLVAWTKVIESGVAKVRASWQETVILKTDGSVWAWGRANLRPGEEGDVDEQANPPNAPIRILSSGAADIDYFDRRLLITKLDGSLWGLGNNHGAALGLHRDLARSDQLVRLTDAAVRQAKVASSKTLWLEKDGSLWALGQDSNGSLGLGEIGSDAQLTSPQALLRGEVADFTVTPLRTLVLLNNGQLLLSGQELNTGTPYYHYQEAWNPLSPNPTFFGPQSPIADAGQDIVLFRDSYAMAYPFLNGLNSSDDWAIKKWTWEIRGRQYQSAQITPYLREGEYIAKLTVEDHFGNRSTDTMTVTIKPYDSFTSWLAETIENAEIEQMTDPFSNDFDQDGLSNITEYHLGTDPADPSSGAWLSLEHHQGKLRLTPSIEVEGPLPILFSTDLINWSDWNGDIELDPQKSGSRQSFFRLGTYQY
- a CDS encoding SDR family oxidoreductase, with the protein product MSLTIENTVAFVTGSNRGIGRSIVQELLNRGVKKVYAAARNTDGVADFVSQYADRVVAVKLDVTDPEQVAAAASQAEDVTLFINNAGVLGSTDLFGGDLSAARHEFEVNYWGVLYTTRAFAPILKANGGGSLATVSSVAGLSNFPAIPTYSDSKAAVHSLISGSRLLLAAQGTKVIGIYPGPVETDIIKDMEMTLPTTSPADVAVAIVDGIEAGTEDIFPDAFAQNYAEPYQAGHRALENRIAAMLQQPA